CGCCGGCCGGTTCCTGGACGAGGAGTTCGGCGCGGCGACCGAGCTGGCCGCCCGCGCCTACCACGTCGAGCGCGACGGCTGGACGCTCGCGATCCAGGCGCCGCCGCGCGACGACGCCGGGCCCGGCGCGCAGGACTCGGCCGCGCGGGTGCGATCCGCGGACGTCGCCTACGTGCTGGCGGCCGACGGCTCGGGGCTGGGCACGGCCTCGTATCGGACCGAGCCCCGGACCGGGCGGTTCCTGACCGTGGCGCCCCCCGACGGCGGCCGCCTGATCCGCGCCGCCGTCGACGGCGCGGCCGTCGCCCCCCTGCTCGACGCCGACGCGCGCTGGACGATCCCCCTGGGCGAGCAGACGGCCCGGCTCGTCAGCCTGACCTGGACTTCGGCCCGGCCGGACGTTTCGAAGGCGGCGTCGGCCCGGGCGATCGACCTCCCCCGCGCCGGCGACGGCCGGACTTCCGCGCTCGTCAGCGTGTACGTCCCGACCGACATGGCGGTCAAGCCGTCGATCGGCGGGCTGGAGGCGGTCGGGGCCGAGCGGATCCAGCTCGACCGGGCCGACCGCGTCGCCCAGCGCGTCTTCGACCTGATCGCCGAGATGGATCGCGGGTCGGGCCGCGACCGCGCGCGGCTCGTCGCGCTTCTGATCGACCACGAGTCGGCCCTGCGCGAGGCCGAGCACGCCCTCCTGGCCGCGTCCCGGAGCGCCGACCGGGCCCGCCGGGATCGCGCGGCGCGGGACCTGGAGGTCGTCAAGGCGTCGCGCCTCCAGATGGTCGAGGCCCTGCGCTCCACGGGGCTGGAGGAGCCGATCGCCGCGGCCCGCGACTACCTGGGGCTCGAACGCCCGACCGGCGTCGAGGCGGGGGCGGCCGTCCCCCAGCAGACCGACCGCGAACGGGTGCGCCGACTCGGCCGCCCCGCCTTCTTCGCCGGGACCTCTCCGGGCCTGGCCGACGCGCCGGCGCGGCTGGCGGTCGAGGCCGATCGGGCCGCCGAGTACGTGGGCGTCAGCGAGAGCCGCGCCCGCTCGCTGCTGCTCCTGGCCCTGCTGGTCGGTCTGGGGCTCGCCGGGCTGACCTCGGCGCGGCAGGCGGGGGCCCAGAGCTTGATCGCCGCCGCCAGCCTGTCGCTGGCCGCCGTCGCGGGCGGGCCGCTGGCCCTGATCGCCTGCTCGCTCGCGGTGCTCGGGGGCTGGCTCACCCGGGCGCCGGCCCCGCGCGAGGGGGCTTCGGCGTCCTGGTGAGGTCGGGGCTCAGCCCACCAGTTCGGCGATCGGCTTGCCGCCGTCGACCACCTTCATCGGCCGGCCCCGCGGGGTCGTGTATTGGGTGTCGATCCCGATGCCCATGGTCTTGGTCATCGTGGCGATCATGTCCATGACGCCGATCGGCCGGTCGGAGACGTCGACCCCGTCCTTGTCGGTCGAGCCGACCACCTGGCCCGACTTCATGCCGCCGCCCCCCATCACCACCGACCAACTCCGCGGCCAGTGGTCGCGGCCGGCGTTCTGGTTGATGCGCGGCGTCCGGCCGAACTCGCCCATCCAGACGATCATCGTCGTGTCGAGCAGGCCGCGGCTCGCCAGGTCGGCGGTCAGGGCGGCCATCCCCTGGTCCAGCTCGGGGAGCAGGCGGGTGGAGAGAGCGTCGAAGTTGTCGGCGTGGGTGTCCCAGCCGCCCATCGCCACCTCGACGTAGGTCACCCCCTGCTCGACGAGCCGCCGGGCCAGCAGGCAGCCCGAGCCGAACGAGTGCTTGCCGTAGGCCTCGCGCACCTCGGGCGACTCGGAGTCGAGCTTGAAGATGTCCTTGTACTTCGAGTTCATCATCTTGATCGTCTTGCGATAGACGGCCTGGTGGTCGACGGCCGGCGCCGCGCCGCGCTGCTTGATGAAATTCGTCTCGACTCGGCCGAGCAACTGCAGCCGGCGGTCCAGCCGCAGGTCGTCGACGTCCGCCGGGGGCGCGAGGTTGGCGATCGGCGCGTTGGGGTTCTGGACCATGAACGGGGTGTACGACATCCCCAGGAACCCGGCCCCCTGGCCCGGCGTGTTGATCGAGACGCAGTGCGGGAGGTCGAAGTCCTCCATCCGGCTGCCGATCTCGAACGCCGCCGTCGAGCCCCAGCCGGGGTGGACGACGGTCGGGTTGGGGACGTATCCCGTGTGCATCAGATACGTCCCGCGCTCGTGGTTCCCCTCCTTGGAGTCGAGCGAGCGGAGCACGTTCAGGTGGTGCATCTGCTTAGCGGTCTTCGGCATGTGCTCGCTGATCGAGACCCCGGGCGCCGAGGTCGCGATCGGCTTGAACGGGCCGCCGTTCTTCTCGCTGTCGGGCTTGAGGTCCCAGATGTCGAGGTGGCTGGGGCCGCCGGACATCCAGAGGACGATGCAGCTCCGCTGATTCTTCCTGGCCACGGCCGCGTTGGCCCGCAGGTTCGCGAAGAACTGGGCCGCCGGGATGCCCAGGGTGGTGGCGGCCAGGTGCCCCAGGAAGTGGCGACGGTGCATCCCTCGGGGGGTGATGATCGAAGGCGTCATGAGCGAGGGCTCCTTCGGGACGTCCGCGTCGGATCAGTGGATGAGGATGAACTCGTTGGAATTGAGGAGCGCCCAGAAGAGGTCCTGGAGGAACGACATCGCGTCGGGGGACGACTCCAGGTAGGCGACGGCCGGCGTCGACTCGGCGTTCGACGGGTGCCGGCTCAGCGCGGCCATGTAGAGCTGGTCGACCATGAACCCGGCCGGCGACCGGTGCTGGCGGCCGGCCTGCTCGACGGCGTCGGACAAAAAGCTGCCCGGCTTGCCGGAGAGGGCGTCACGCATCAGCTCGCCGTTCATCATCATGAGCGACTGGGGAATGGTCCCCTGGAAGCTCGTCGCCTCGTCCCCCTCGTCGTTGCCGAACGTGAAGAGGAATTGACGCATCCAGCCCTCGCGCTTGTCGTCGTTGCGCCCGCCCCCGGTGCGGTGGGCGGCCGTCGCCGTCAACAGCGAGTCGAAGAGCTGCTCGGGAGACATCGGCCGGAGCATCATGACGCTGAACTGGTCGTCCTCGGCCTTCGCCTTGCCGGGCCGGACGCTCGACGCCTGGTACGCGGCCGACGAGGTGATCCAGCGGATGAGCTGCTTGACGTCGCAGCCCCCCTCGCGGAACTCCTCGGTCAGCTTGTCGAAGACCTCGGGCAGCACGGGCGTGTTGTGGGGGCCGATGTCGTCGACCGGGTTGACGAAACCCTTGCCCATGAAATGCGCCCAGGTCCGGTTGACCATCGCCCGGGGGAGCATGTCGCCTTCGGGGTCGGTGATCAGCTTGGCCAGCTCGACGCGGCGGACGGCCTTCCCGGGCTTGTCGACCTTGCGGCCGTCGATGAACTTCGGGAAGGCGACGCCCATCATGCCGTTGCGGCGGTCGAAGCGGGCGAAGGCCTCGGTCGGGACGTCCGTCAGCTCGACGTGGTCGACCTTCTCCAGGCCGTCGGCGCCGGCCATCCGCTTCTCCTCAGTCTTGAGGCCGCGGAAGAAGGCGTTGATCCCCCAGAAGTCGGCCTGCTTCCAGTCGTTCTGGGGATGGTCGTGGCATTGGACGCACTGCAGCTGCTGGCCCAGGAAGAGCCGGGTCGTGCGCGAGGTCAGCGGCACGGCCTCGGTCTCCAGGTGGGCGAGCGTGTAGTTGACCGCGCCGTTCTCCTTGTTCGAGCCGCTCGCCGTCACCAGGTCGTAGACGACCTCATTCCAGGGCCGGTCGGCGGAAAACTGCTTGCGGAGCCACGCCGTCAGCGCGGCGCGGTCGACGTTCCGCTCCTGCCGGCCGCGGCCGATCAGGAGGTTCGTCCACTCGGTCGCGAAGTTCTTGGGGTAGTCGACGTGCTCCAGGAGCAGGTCCACCAGCCGGGCCCGCTTGTCGGCGGCCTTGGCGTTCAGAAACTCGCGGGCCTCGGCGACGGTCGGGATCCGGCCCAGGATGTCGAGATAGGCGCGCCGGAGGAACTCGGCGTCGCCGGCGACCGTCGCCGGCTTGAGGCCGGCGTCCTTCCAGGCCTGCCGCAGCAGGGGGTCGAGGGCGTTCGCCGCCGGGGCCGCCTTGTTCGCGCCGAGCGACTTCTCCGCCGGCTCGTCGCCCGCGCGGCCGCGCGCCGCGACGACCAGGACGGCCACGAGGCCCGCGGCCGCGACGATCGAGCGCCAGGGGGCACGAATGGCTGGGGCGTCGACCCTTCCATCACGCTGGGGCATGAAAGGCACTCCCTGAGACCAGGCCGGGCTGGATGCGACGGTGAAAGCGAGGCGAGGACGGGGTTG
The DNA window shown above is from Paludisphaera mucosa and carries:
- a CDS encoding DUF1501 domain-containing protein — translated: MTPSIITPRGMHRRHFLGHLAATTLGIPAAQFFANLRANAAVARKNQRSCIVLWMSGGPSHLDIWDLKPDSEKNGGPFKPIATSAPGVSISEHMPKTAKQMHHLNVLRSLDSKEGNHERGTYLMHTGYVPNPTVVHPGWGSTAAFEIGSRMEDFDLPHCVSINTPGQGAGFLGMSYTPFMVQNPNAPIANLAPPADVDDLRLDRRLQLLGRVETNFIKQRGAAPAVDHQAVYRKTIKMMNSKYKDIFKLDSESPEVREAYGKHSFGSGCLLARRLVEQGVTYVEVAMGGWDTHADNFDALSTRLLPELDQGMAALTADLASRGLLDTTMIVWMGEFGRTPRINQNAGRDHWPRSWSVVMGGGGMKSGQVVGSTDKDGVDVSDRPIGVMDMIATMTKTMGIGIDTQYTTPRGRPMKVVDGGKPIAELVG
- a CDS encoding DUF1549 domain-containing protein, which produces MPQRDGRVDAPAIRAPWRSIVAAAGLVAVLVVAARGRAGDEPAEKSLGANKAAPAANALDPLLRQAWKDAGLKPATVAGDAEFLRRAYLDILGRIPTVAEAREFLNAKAADKRARLVDLLLEHVDYPKNFATEWTNLLIGRGRQERNVDRAALTAWLRKQFSADRPWNEVVYDLVTASGSNKENGAVNYTLAHLETEAVPLTSRTTRLFLGQQLQCVQCHDHPQNDWKQADFWGINAFFRGLKTEEKRMAGADGLEKVDHVELTDVPTEAFARFDRRNGMMGVAFPKFIDGRKVDKPGKAVRRVELAKLITDPEGDMLPRAMVNRTWAHFMGKGFVNPVDDIGPHNTPVLPEVFDKLTEEFREGGCDVKQLIRWITSSAAYQASSVRPGKAKAEDDQFSVMMLRPMSPEQLFDSLLTATAAHRTGGGRNDDKREGWMRQFLFTFGNDEGDEATSFQGTIPQSLMMMNGELMRDALSGKPGSFLSDAVEQAGRQHRSPAGFMVDQLYMAALSRHPSNAESTPAVAYLESSPDAMSFLQDLFWALLNSNEFILIH